From a single Nicotiana tomentosiformis chromosome 2, ASM39032v3, whole genome shotgun sequence genomic region:
- the LOC138905716 gene encoding uncharacterized protein, with protein sequence MGSNTVVGALFQERTSYVRPPYFNGQHFSHWKIRMETYIMSYNIKVWRVIKKENLPILLKKDENGQVVVSTDPLDLDDYTDEQSCYHNCECQKKNLLYNAIGGEEYEKISSCETAKEMWDKLEVTYEGTNKVKETRINLLVRDYELFHIKDGESVEEMFSRFSKILGDLKSLGRPIKSGEQVRKILRSLPIIWQPKVIALECQDLNKISYDELIGDLIAFDTTHLDRKIQQEKKKTVAFKATVAEPENEEKGGEQDENIAMLSQVVTSMMRKNRNSKRAYCPELKKKLSRNLRKKKPFKAWSGEEESDHEKIADMCFMAIKEDSNKDSSELGLMADEGADEEGDSDIERTLNKLRKIQREKNDWALKLEVCEIEHDMLQDEVNELQLNGSRTTGDGSGDLSPLVKLTFRNLTIQDSSRLGYLKTNEVYLVDELGYNLLSISQLCDNDYEVRFKKHGWFIENESGKVILSGNRTKIFILSVT encoded by the exons ATGGGATCAAACACAGTCGTCGGTGCATTATTTCAAGAGAGAACCTCTTATGTACGACCTCCATATTTCAACGGACAACACTTTTCTCACTGGAAAATTCGGATGGAAACATACATTATGTCATATAACATCAAAGTTTGGCGTGTGATCAAAAAGGAAAACCTTCCAATTCTGTTAAAGAAAGATGAGAATGGTCAAGTCGTAGTATCAACTGATCCACTTGACTTGGATGATTACACTGATGAACAAAGCTGCTATCATAATTGTGAATgccaaaaaaaaaatcttctatATAATGCTATCGGTGGAGAAGAATATGAAAAGATTTCAAGTTGTGAAACTGCTAAGGAAATGTGGGATAAATTGGAGGTCACATATGAAGGAACCAACAAAGTAAAAGAAACAAGGATCAATCTTCTAGTTCGTGACTATGAGCTATTTCACATAAAAGATGGAGAATCGGTGGAGGAAATGTTCTCCAGGTTCAGCAAAATCCTTGGAGATCTAAAATCCCTTGGTAGACCAATCAAAAGCGGAGAACAGGTCAGAAAAATTCTTAGAAGTCTACCTATAATTTGGCAGCCCAAGGTTATTGCTCTGGAATGTCAGGACCTTAACAAAATATCCTATGATGAACTTATAGGTGATCTAATTGCCTTTGATACAACTCACTTGGACAGGaaaattcaacaagaaaagaagaaaactgTTGCTTTTAAAGCAACTGTGGCTGAACCAGAAAATGAAGAGAAAGGAGGAGAACAAGATGAAAACATAGCAATGCTCTCCCAAGTTGTAACAAGCATGATGAGGAAAAACAGAAATAGCAAGAGAG CTTATTGTCCCGAACTGAAGAAGAAGCTCAGCAGGAACCTTCGAAAGAAGAAGCCCTTTAAAGCCTGGAGTGGTGAAGAAGAATCTGACCATGAAAAAATTGCAGATatgtgttttatggccataaaagaAGATAGCAATAAGGACTCAAGTGAGCTTGGGCTCATGGCAGACGAAGGAGCAGATGAGGAAGGAGACTCAG ATATTGAAAGAACTCTAAATAAACTCAGAAAAATCCAAAGAGAAAAGAATGACTGGGCCTTGAAGCTGGAAGTTTGTGAAATTGAGCATGACATGCTTCAAGATGAAGTTAATGAACTTCAACTGAATG GTTCAAGGACAACAGGAGATGGGTCTGGTGACCTAAGTCCTCTAGTCAAGCTAACATTTAGAAATCTAACCATTCAGGACTCAAGCAGGCTTGGCTACCTAAAAACAA ATGAAGTGTATCTGGTTGATGAACTTGGTTACAATCTTCTCAGCATTAGTCAACTATGTGACAATGACTACGAGGTTCGTTTCAAAAAACATGGTTGGTTTATTGAAAATGAATCAGGTAAAGTTATTCTCTCTGGAAATAGGACAAAAATATTTATACTATCAGTAACTTAG